The Nitrospirota bacterium genome has a window encoding:
- the murQ gene encoding N-acetylmuramic acid 6-phosphate etherase produces the protein MITENLHPKSKGLDILSADGIFDLMSADNRAVLEAVEAARESICRAIEDAYNTIRGGGTLLYVGAGTSGRLGVLDASEMYPTFSAPPTMIQAVIAGGADALTTPVEGAEDDVMAGCDAVKSIKSNDMVLGITASGTAPYVLSALKEAKRRGAKIWLLTCNDNKCDFCPDSINVVTGPELIAGSTRLKAGTATKIVLNMISTSVMVKLGRVYDGYMVDVVPSNEKLKKRAIKIVSELTNCTTLRASELISASGGNPKTAILMEMKNLSKEDAKSLLDNSGGSLRAALRS, from the coding sequence GTGATAACGGAAAACTTGCATCCTAAGTCAAAAGGTCTCGACATCCTGTCAGCAGACGGGATATTTGACCTTATGAGTGCTGACAACAGAGCAGTACTGGAGGCAGTTGAAGCGGCAAGGGAATCAATATGCAGAGCCATAGAGGATGCGTATAATACGATACGGGGTGGCGGTACGCTTCTTTATGTGGGGGCCGGGACAAGTGGGCGGCTTGGGGTACTGGATGCATCCGAGATGTATCCCACATTTAGCGCTCCGCCTACTATGATACAGGCCGTTATAGCGGGCGGCGCCGATGCCTTAACCACTCCGGTTGAAGGAGCTGAGGACGATGTTATGGCAGGCTGTGATGCTGTTAAGTCAATTAAGTCAAATGATATGGTGCTGGGAATAACCGCATCAGGCACAGCTCCGTATGTGCTATCCGCTCTGAAAGAGGCAAAAAGACGAGGTGCTAAGATATGGCTTCTGACATGCAATGATAATAAATGTGATTTTTGCCCTGATTCGATAAACGTTGTCACAGGCCCTGAACTGATAGCAGGTTCAACGCGCCTTAAGGCCGGAACTGCCACTAAGATTGTGCTTAATATGATTTCCACCTCCGTTATGGTTAAACTTGGACGCGTGTATGATGGTTACATGGTGGATGTGGTGCCATCTAACGAAAAACTCAAAAAACGTGCTATTAAAATAGTATCTGAACTAACAAATTGTACAACTCTGCGCGCGTCAGAATTGATTTCAGCCTCTGGCGGTAACCCAAAGACCGCCATTTTAATGGAAATGAAAAACTTATCTAAAGAAGATGCTAAATCTCTTCTTGATAACTCAGGAGGTTCATTGAGAGCCGCTCTGAGGAGTTAA
- the phnD gene encoding phosphate/phosphite/phosphonate ABC transporter substrate-binding protein yields the protein MTTPVDAVKYYQDVIDYIGQQIKQPVQMVYRRTYSEMDSLLKKGEVEIAFICSAPYVRNKEQFGAELLVAPSVKESSMYHSYIIVHKDSAIKSFPELKGRVFAFTDPQSNSGTLYPTYLLKTMKHTPESFFNRFIYSYSHNKSVEMVAKKIVDGAAVESIIYEYMLKTESPYAKQVKIIKRSPPFGIPPVVVTRGIDPVLRKKVRDAFLSMQHTAKGKAILDAMMLGGFVEVSDSNYDTVRAMEYAVSDRAGVARNDRDNKTVYFGVIPRDNPRIIYEKYQPLLDYLAQRTPYKYELVLKKNYEETVKALGNGETDVALLGPLTYLEAHSKYGAICILKSKGTDGNAGFKSVIIKRKDSLINNPSELKGKSVAFAASKSTSGNLIPRYMLADAGVHLSGLSGYANFDYHDSVVKAILSGQFTAGAVRESVARKYMKLGIKTIAESGSIPTGPLVVGPGTSVKAIESIKKALLELNPRNSDDRKTLNRLDEDLRNGFIEASDKDYEDIRKKINAVPQTCGMGCHPKIRL from the coding sequence ATGACTACACCTGTTGATGCGGTTAAATACTACCAGGACGTTATTGATTACATTGGGCAACAGATAAAACAGCCGGTACAGATGGTTTACCGAAGGACATACAGTGAAATGGACTCTTTACTCAAAAAAGGAGAGGTCGAAATCGCATTCATCTGTTCTGCGCCATACGTAAGAAACAAGGAGCAGTTTGGGGCTGAACTCCTTGTGGCGCCAAGCGTAAAGGAAAGTTCTATGTATCACTCATATATTATAGTTCATAAAGACAGCGCGATTAAATCTTTTCCAGAGCTTAAGGGAAGGGTGTTTGCTTTCACCGACCCTCAATCAAATAGCGGTACACTATATCCCACATATTTACTTAAGACAATGAAACACACGCCAGAAAGTTTTTTTAACAGATTTATCTATAGTTACAGCCATAATAAATCCGTGGAGATGGTTGCCAAGAAAATTGTGGATGGTGCGGCGGTAGAGAGTATAATTTATGAATATATGCTGAAAACGGAATCTCCTTATGCAAAACAGGTAAAAATCATCAAGCGTTCTCCCCCCTTTGGAATCCCTCCGGTAGTTGTGACACGGGGTATTGACCCTGTGCTAAGGAAAAAGGTGAGAGATGCTTTCCTGAGTATGCAGCATACAGCAAAAGGAAAGGCGATTCTCGATGCAATGATGTTAGGCGGATTTGTTGAGGTTTCCGACAGCAACTATGACACTGTAAGGGCTATGGAATACGCTGTTTCAGACAGAGCTGGTGTTGCAAGGAATGACAGGGATAACAAAACGGTATATTTCGGTGTGATTCCAAGGGATAATCCAAGGATAATATATGAAAAGTACCAGCCTCTTTTAGATTACCTTGCACAAAGGACACCCTACAAGTATGAACTTGTTTTGAAGAAAAACTATGAAGAGACAGTAAAAGCGCTGGGTAATGGAGAGACAGATGTTGCCCTTCTAGGACCGTTAACCTATCTTGAGGCCCACTCAAAGTATGGCGCTATTTGTATTCTAAAATCTAAAGGAACTGACGGGAATGCAGGGTTTAAGAGCGTTATAATTAAGAGGAAAGATTCCCTTATCAATAATCCCTCTGAACTTAAGGGGAAAAGTGTTGCCTTTGCCGCCTCTAAATCAACGTCGGGGAACCTCATCCCCCGGTACATGCTTGCCGATGCCGGAGTACATCTGAGCGGCCTCAGTGGCTATGCAAATTTTGACTATCATGACTCCGTCGTAAAGGCAATCCTGAGTGGACAGTTTACGGCAGGCGCCGTCAGAGAATCCGTTGCCAGGAAATATATGAAGTTGGGGATAAAAACTATTGCCGAATCCGGGTCCATCCCAACGGGGCCTCTTGTTGTCGGGCCGGGAACTTCGGTTAAAGCAATAGAAAGCATAAAGAAAGCCCTTCTTGAACTCAACCCCCGCAACAGTGACGACCGTAAAACACTGAATCGCCTCGATGAAGACTTAAGAAACGGTTTTATTGAAGCATCAGACAAGGATTATGAGGATATACGTAAAAAAATCAATGCCGTGCCGCAAACATGTGGCATGGGATGCCATCCAAAGATACGGCTATGA
- a CDS encoding anhydro-N-acetylmuramic acid kinase — MNTQLNSKKIIGLMSGTSHDGVDGALVEITRVGINNAISVNLLHNIHLPYPEKLRVKIRTAFNGNTEAICRLNFELGEIFALCANKLIAASGAKTSDIALVASHGQTICHIPPVRAKWGSTLQIGESSIIAARTGIVTVSDFRPKDMAYGGQGAPLVPLSDYLMFKKQGAITAVLNIGGMANVTILTESIEDLIAFDTGPGNSLIDDTVMLLSGGKHAFDKDGIIARGGILDKNLLNELMKHPYLKKKPPKSTGRETFGKTLSEDIFYNRYSHLKKEDIVCTLTHFTAKTIFNSISPYKPTEIIVTGGGVKNTYLMELLSGLFLPTGADIKNISEYGIPPEAKEAVSFAVLGYRALIGLPGNVPSATGASRSTILGKFTYP, encoded by the coding sequence TTGAACACGCAGCTCAACAGCAAAAAGATCATCGGCCTCATGTCTGGCACCTCACATGACGGTGTTGACGGCGCACTGGTAGAAATTACAAGAGTTGGCATTAATAATGCTATCAGCGTTAATCTTCTGCACAACATTCATTTACCATATCCTGAAAAGTTACGGGTAAAAATACGTACAGCCTTTAATGGTAACACTGAGGCCATCTGCAGACTTAACTTTGAGCTTGGAGAGATTTTTGCCCTCTGCGCTAATAAGTTAATAGCGGCTTCAGGCGCCAAAACCAGCGACATAGCTCTTGTTGCCTCACACGGCCAAACCATCTGCCACATCCCGCCGGTTCGGGCAAAGTGGGGCTCTACGTTACAGATAGGGGAATCCTCGATAATTGCAGCGCGCACGGGTATTGTTACGGTGTCGGATTTTCGTCCCAAGGATATGGCATACGGAGGACAGGGAGCCCCGCTTGTGCCGCTTAGCGATTACCTGATGTTTAAAAAACAGGGGGCTATAACGGCTGTTTTAAATATCGGCGGGATGGCAAATGTCACGATTTTAACTGAGAGCATTGAAGACCTTATAGCGTTTGACACAGGGCCCGGAAATTCCCTGATTGATGACACGGTAATGCTTTTAAGTGGTGGAAAACACGCTTTTGATAAGGACGGCATAATAGCTCGTGGTGGAATTTTAGACAAAAATCTCCTTAACGAACTTATGAAACATCCATATTTAAAGAAGAAACCGCCAAAATCAACAGGGCGTGAAACTTTTGGTAAAACTCTGTCCGAAGACATTTTTTACAACCGGTACAGTCATCTGAAAAAAGAAGACATTGTCTGCACACTAACCCATTTTACGGCTAAAACGATATTTAATTCGATTAGCCCTTACAAACCAACTGAGATTATAGTGACAGGAGGAGGCGTTAAAAACACGTATCTCATGGAACTCCTGAGCGGGTTGTTTTTGCCAACTGGCGCCGACATAAAAAACATATCTGAATACGGGATACCGCCTGAGGCTAAAGAGGCAGTGAGTTTTGCCGTGTTAGGCTACAGAGCATTGATTGGCCTGCCGGGAAACGTACCATCGGCAACAGGCGCTTCAAGAAGTACAATACTTGGTAAATTCACATACCCTTAA
- a CDS encoding HAMP domain-containing protein, whose amino-acid sequence MPSKDTAMNTISVLFSRLGLQYKFILITTCSIIAAMGIVGYLAVEREKNILYVEAEKQGRLLGETLAIPIINDLIYEKLGIVEEGGLLDNYIMEIFSRQDIALLYIAVLNEAGKVMSHNNITEYGKVYTDQLTRRALASDSTIVQQIDNNTLDFGVPLSIGKKKWGVLRFGLSLEKVEREILVTIKRIVILTMALLFAGFVIIMLLSKRFISPIIHLANTMEKARGDYLDISVDVKGHDELAILGKRFNSMIERLRQANEDLKKTHEKLIRSEKLASIGILAAGVAHEINNPLGGIFNCIEMLRHNGGNAELREKYLALVNEGLDRIGNTVNKLLWMSQRPDHSPVSVNIRDTMDSVYSFLEYKIQKRGIAFINEVPDDLQVTFDIHDFQQLILNLFINSIHAMVNGGTLEVCGHREGSSVSIEVADTGCGIAAENIGRIFDPFFTTKPTGEGTGLGLWLTYEIIRNYNGEISVESEFGKGSRFIMRFPVTESI is encoded by the coding sequence ATGCCATCCAAAGATACGGCTATGAACACAATATCGGTTCTTTTCTCAAGGTTGGGCCTTCAATATAAATTCATACTTATCACTACCTGTTCAATCATTGCGGCTATGGGTATTGTTGGATATCTTGCGGTTGAAAGAGAAAAGAATATTCTCTATGTTGAAGCCGAAAAACAAGGGAGACTTCTCGGTGAAACCCTTGCCATTCCAATAATTAATGATCTCATATATGAAAAACTCGGTATTGTGGAAGAGGGAGGCCTTTTAGATAACTACATCATGGAGATATTCAGCAGGCAGGATATAGCCCTATTGTATATCGCAGTTCTCAATGAGGCAGGCAAGGTAATGTCCCACAACAATATCACCGAATACGGGAAAGTTTATACCGATCAGTTGACAAGGAGGGCACTTGCTTCAGACTCAACTATTGTACAACAGATAGACAACAACACCCTGGATTTTGGAGTTCCTCTGTCCATAGGTAAAAAGAAATGGGGTGTTCTGAGATTTGGGTTATCTCTGGAAAAGGTTGAGCGTGAAATCCTTGTCACCATTAAAAGGATTGTGATTCTTACGATGGCTCTTCTCTTTGCGGGCTTTGTAATCATAATGCTTTTGAGCAAGCGGTTTATAAGCCCTATAATTCATCTGGCAAACACTATGGAAAAAGCGCGGGGTGATTATCTCGATATCAGTGTTGACGTAAAAGGACACGATGAGCTTGCTATTTTAGGAAAGAGGTTTAACAGCATGATAGAAAGACTACGGCAGGCAAATGAAGACCTGAAAAAGACTCATGAAAAACTTATCCGCTCAGAGAAGCTTGCCTCTATAGGAATACTTGCCGCTGGTGTTGCACATGAGATAAATAATCCTCTTGGCGGAATCTTTAACTGTATAGAGATGCTCAGGCACAATGGCGGCAATGCTGAACTAAGGGAAAAGTATCTGGCTCTTGTCAACGAGGGATTGGATAGGATCGGAAATACTGTAAACAAGCTCTTATGGATGTCACAGAGGCCAGATCACTCTCCTGTCAGTGTGAACATAAGAGACACAATGGACAGCGTTTACTCTTTTCTTGAGTATAAAATACAAAAACGAGGCATTGCTTTCATTAACGAGGTACCCGACGACCTGCAAGTTACCTTTGATATACACGATTTTCAGCAGTTGATTTTAAATCTCTTTATCAATTCGATTCACGCAATGGTTAACGGTGGGACACTGGAGGTCTGTGGACACAGGGAGGGCTCATCGGTAAGTATCGAGGTGGCAGATACCGGCTGTGGAATTGCTGCGGAAAACATTGGCAGGATTTTTGATCCATTTTTTACTACAAAACCCACAGGAGAGGGCACAGGGCTTGGGCTCTGGTTGACTTACGAAATAATCAGAAACTATAATGGTGAAATATCGGTCGAAAGTGAGTTTGGAAAAGGCAGCAGATTCATCATGCGTTTTCCGGTAACTGAATCCATATGA
- a CDS encoding sigma-54-dependent Fis family transcriptional regulator, translating into MKEMILLIEDEKLMRVTLEDALKEKGYEVMSFDTGTGALNALKHNSFDVAVTDVRLPDMDGFDIVREITGRNVTQVIVMTAYGTIKDAVEAMKLGAFDYITKPFALDEFLLLIARALEMKRLREENIRLKKDLRRCYSAPNIIGESPGMKKVFSLISNVSSLDTTVLILGESGTGKELVATTIHYQSKRNEKPLIKVNCAALPDGLIESELFGYEKGAFTGALKRKPGRFELAHGGTIFLDEIGDISLLNQAKILRVIQERQFERVGGTATLDVDVRIIAATNRNLQEDVKAGRFREDLYYRLNVIPVTIPPLRERKEDIPNLLEFFMDKYRGKLSRYVRLSKVAVDMLLTYDYPGNVRELENIIERCVTLSTGSVIGRDELPPFIENGAYAAKNRFLSDVAAEAEKDHIINVLKTTQGNKTKGAELLGISRKTLWEKMHAYGIE; encoded by the coding sequence ATGAAAGAAATGATACTGTTGATAGAAGATGAAAAGCTGATGCGTGTGACCCTTGAGGATGCCTTGAAAGAGAAAGGATACGAGGTGATGTCTTTCGATACAGGCACGGGGGCACTGAACGCACTCAAACACAACTCTTTCGATGTTGCCGTAACCGATGTCAGGCTTCCCGACATGGATGGTTTCGACATTGTCAGGGAAATAACCGGACGCAATGTTACGCAGGTGATAGTCATGACGGCGTATGGCACTATAAAGGATGCTGTGGAGGCGATGAAACTCGGCGCATTCGATTATATAACCAAGCCCTTTGCTCTCGATGAATTCCTGTTGCTTATAGCAAGGGCGCTTGAGATGAAGAGGCTGAGAGAGGAAAATATAAGGCTTAAAAAGGACCTCAGGAGGTGTTACTCGGCACCAAACATAATAGGTGAAAGTCCAGGTATGAAAAAGGTCTTCTCGCTCATCTCAAATGTCTCCTCTTTGGATACGACAGTTCTTATTCTCGGTGAGAGCGGAACCGGCAAAGAGCTTGTCGCCACTACAATTCACTACCAAAGTAAGCGCAATGAAAAACCTCTCATCAAGGTAAATTGCGCTGCGCTGCCTGACGGCCTCATAGAAAGCGAACTGTTCGGCTATGAAAAAGGAGCCTTTACGGGAGCCTTAAAAAGAAAACCCGGCAGGTTTGAGCTTGCACACGGCGGTACAATTTTCCTTGACGAGATTGGAGATATTTCTCTTTTAAACCAGGCGAAAATCCTCAGGGTCATACAGGAAAGACAATTTGAAAGAGTTGGTGGCACAGCCACTTTGGATGTTGACGTTAGAATAATTGCCGCAACGAACAGGAATCTTCAAGAGGATGTTAAGGCTGGACGGTTCAGGGAAGACCTGTACTACCGGCTCAATGTTATACCTGTTACCATTCCACCGCTGAGAGAGCGGAAAGAGGACATTCCTAATCTGCTTGAGTTTTTTATGGATAAATACAGAGGCAAGCTTTCCAGATATGTTCGGCTCTCCAAAGTTGCCGTAGATATGCTTCTTACATACGATTATCCGGGCAACGTCAGAGAGCTTGAAAATATCATTGAACGGTGCGTAACTCTTTCAACCGGTAGTGTTATCGGTAGGGATGAACTACCGCCCTTCATTGAAAATGGAGCTTACGCCGCAAAAAACCGGTTTCTCTCCGACGTTGCCGCCGAAGCCGAAAAAGACCATATAATAAACGTTCTGAAAACCACACAGGGTAATAAGACCAAAGGAGCGGAACTTCTTGGCATAAGCAGAAAAACCTTGTGGGAAAAGATGCACGCTTACGGTATAGAATAG